In Gimesia chilikensis, one DNA window encodes the following:
- the kdsB gene encoding 3-deoxy-manno-octulosonate cytidylyltransferase produces MPVCGVIPARLESSRLPGKLLLSETGQTLIQHTWEAAARSERLDRLIVATDSLEILEAVHGFGGKAFLTGEHPSGTDRIAEVTEKELLDADILVNIQGDEPEIAPEFIDQLIDLLESSPEAEMATLATPIRSLEQLQDSSCTKVVCRQDGSALYFSRLPIPFTRDVAPETLLPEQSPWLLHLGLYAYRRPFLLELTKVSPTPLEQLEKLEQLRALETGAKIQVGTVAHPTVGIDTPDDYARFVSRYQQGTN; encoded by the coding sequence GTGCCAGTGTGCGGCGTGATTCCCGCCCGACTCGAGTCATCGCGACTCCCCGGAAAACTGTTATTAAGTGAAACCGGACAGACGCTGATTCAGCATACCTGGGAGGCAGCAGCCCGCTCCGAACGGCTGGATCGCCTGATCGTGGCGACCGACAGCCTGGAAATTCTGGAAGCCGTACATGGCTTTGGCGGCAAGGCGTTTCTGACGGGAGAGCATCCCAGCGGCACCGACCGGATAGCCGAAGTTACGGAAAAAGAGCTCTTGGATGCGGATATCCTGGTGAATATCCAGGGAGACGAACCCGAAATCGCGCCTGAATTCATCGATCAGCTGATCGACCTGCTGGAATCTTCCCCGGAAGCCGAAATGGCGACGCTGGCCACCCCCATCCGCAGCCTGGAACAGTTACAGGATTCGTCCTGTACCAAGGTCGTCTGCAGACAGGATGGTTCGGCGCTGTACTTCAGTCGCCTGCCGATTCCCTTCACGCGCGATGTCGCTCCCGAAACACTGCTGCCCGAACAGAGCCCCTGGTTATTGCACCTGGGGCTGTATGCCTACCGTCGACCGTTTTTACTTGAGCTCACCAAAGTCTCTCCGACTCCACTGGAACAGCTGGAGAAACTGGAACAGCTCAGAGCCCTGGAAACGGGTGCAAAGATTCAGGTCGGCACCGTCGCTCATCCCACCGTTGGCATTGATACCCCGGACGATTATGCCCGGTTCGTCAGCCGCTATCAGCAGGGAACGAATTAG
- a CDS encoding CTP synthase: protein MTAQTTDSEMTKHTTKHIFVTGGVVSSLGKGLTSASIGLLLEQRGLRVRMQKLDPYINIDPGTMNPYEHGEVYVLDDGSETDLDLGHYERFTNSPLSRKSNYTTGQIYQRVIEKERRGEYLGATVQVIPHITDEIKESVYNLASSDVDVVITELGGTVGDIEGLPFLEAIRQIPLDIGKENCLFIHLTLLPYIKAAGEMKTKPTQHSVGLLRQIGIQPDVLIVRTERPMDKDHADKIALFCNVEKGAVIEEVDTEYSIYEVPQGLADDGLDKLIIRKLQIDAEPLDLANWRTLLNRIKNPEHEVTIAVVGKYIDHKDAYKSIYESLFHAGFHHNTRILLKRIEAEEVERQGAEKLLSNVDGILVPGGFGKRGIEGKIASVKFARENKIPYFGICLGMQCAVIEFARNVLGLPDAHSTEFDSETSAPVICLLEEQKEITEKGGTMRLGAQDCIITKETKAHTCYGADSISERHRHRYEFNPEFRTKMVEGGMIPTGTSPNGNLVEIVEIPDHPWFLAVQFHPEFKSKPVSPHPLFAGFVSAALNYHQQKVRVSVS, encoded by the coding sequence ATGACAGCTCAAACAACAGACAGCGAAATGACCAAACACACCACAAAACACATTTTTGTCACCGGCGGCGTCGTCAGTTCTTTAGGGAAAGGTCTGACCTCAGCCTCCATCGGTCTGCTGCTCGAACAGCGCGGCCTGCGGGTCCGGATGCAAAAGCTCGATCCGTACATCAACATCGACCCCGGCACCATGAACCCTTACGAACATGGTGAAGTTTACGTACTCGACGACGGTTCAGAGACCGACCTCGACCTGGGGCACTATGAGCGGTTCACCAACAGCCCGCTCTCCCGCAAATCCAACTACACTACAGGGCAGATTTACCAGCGAGTGATTGAGAAAGAGCGCCGGGGTGAATACCTGGGAGCGACCGTGCAGGTCATTCCGCACATCACCGATGAGATCAAAGAATCGGTTTATAACCTGGCCAGCTCCGATGTCGATGTGGTCATCACCGAACTCGGGGGGACCGTGGGTGACATCGAAGGTCTGCCCTTCCTCGAAGCCATCCGTCAGATTCCGCTGGATATCGGTAAAGAAAACTGCCTGTTTATCCACCTGACGCTCCTGCCTTACATCAAGGCGGCGGGAGAAATGAAGACCAAGCCGACCCAGCACAGTGTAGGCCTGCTGCGGCAGATCGGGATTCAGCCCGACGTCCTCATCGTGCGTACGGAACGTCCGATGGACAAGGATCACGCGGACAAGATCGCGCTGTTCTGTAACGTCGAAAAAGGGGCGGTTATCGAAGAGGTCGATACCGAATATTCGATTTACGAAGTACCCCAGGGACTGGCCGATGACGGACTGGATAAGCTCATCATCCGCAAACTGCAGATCGACGCCGAACCTCTGGACCTGGCCAACTGGCGGACCCTGTTGAACCGGATCAAAAACCCGGAACACGAAGTGACCATCGCCGTGGTTGGAAAATACATCGATCACAAAGATGCCTACAAGTCGATTTACGAATCACTGTTCCACGCCGGCTTCCATCACAATACCCGGATTCTGCTGAAGCGGATCGAAGCGGAGGAAGTCGAACGCCAAGGGGCAGAGAAACTGCTCTCCAACGTTGACGGGATCCTGGTTCCCGGCGGTTTCGGAAAACGCGGCATCGAAGGAAAAATCGCATCTGTTAAGTTTGCCCGCGAAAACAAGATTCCCTACTTCGGAATCTGTCTGGGTATGCAGTGTGCGGTCATCGAATTCGCCCGGAATGTACTGGGACTGCCCGATGCCCATAGCACGGAATTCGATAGCGAAACCAGCGCACCGGTGATCTGTCTGCTCGAAGAACAGAAAGAGATCACCGAAAAAGGGGGCACGATGCGACTGGGAGCACAGGACTGCATCATTACCAAAGAGACCAAAGCACACACCTGTTACGGTGCAGACTCCATCAGCGAGCGGCACCGTCACCGGTACGAGTTCAATCCTGAATTCCGGACGAAGATGGTCGAAGGTGGGATGATTCCGACCGGTACCAGCCCCAACGGGAACCTGGTTGAAATCGTCGAAATTCCGGATCATCCCTGGTTTCTTGCAGTTCAGTTCCATCCGGAATTCAAGTCCAAGCCGGTCAGCCCGCATCCGCTGTTTGCCGGGTTCGTCAGTGCGGCTCTGAATTATCATCAGCAGAAAGTGCGTGTCTCTGTTTCCTGA
- the truB gene encoding tRNA pseudouridine(55) synthase TruB, with protein sequence MSGSPSKADLQLSGLLSVNKPQDITSRQVVNQFQKLVRPARVGHAGTLDPLATGVLVLCVGSSTRLIRFVQDQPKEYIGEFVLGKRSDTDDITGKVFETPDCPVIEREQLERLLPTYRGSIEQTPPQFSAVHVNGRRAYDLARQGKTVEIEPRTVEVYELEIVKFEFPRFQLRIVCGSGTYIRSIGRDLGEDLGVGATMTSLVRSRIGEFKLESALSLEEPPTLDAISANLQPPIKAVPHLPHYRCDARELRAISLGQKLTGPPERLPETDEITEVAIVTPAGELAAIAEWDRPHQCLSPRQVYAKRPD encoded by the coding sequence ATGAGCGGTTCTCCTTCTAAAGCAGACCTGCAACTTTCAGGTCTGTTGAGCGTTAACAAACCCCAGGACATCACTTCCCGCCAGGTCGTCAACCAGTTTCAAAAGCTGGTCCGCCCGGCCCGAGTCGGCCATGCAGGGACACTCGACCCCCTGGCAACGGGAGTGCTGGTACTGTGCGTCGGTTCCTCGACTCGGTTGATCCGCTTTGTGCAGGATCAGCCCAAGGAATACATCGGCGAATTTGTACTGGGAAAACGGAGCGACACCGACGATATCACAGGCAAAGTCTTCGAAACACCGGACTGTCCGGTGATTGAACGGGAACAGTTGGAACGCTTGCTGCCCACCTATCGTGGTTCCATCGAACAGACTCCGCCGCAGTTTTCAGCAGTGCATGTGAATGGCAGACGGGCATACGATCTGGCCCGCCAGGGTAAGACCGTTGAAATCGAGCCCCGCACGGTCGAGGTGTATGAACTGGAAATCGTGAAATTTGAGTTCCCCCGTTTTCAGCTGCGGATTGTCTGCGGTTCGGGAACTTACATTCGTTCGATCGGACGCGACCTGGGAGAAGACCTGGGCGTGGGCGCTACGATGACCTCGCTGGTACGTTCGCGGATTGGGGAATTCAAGCTGGAATCAGCATTGAGCCTTGAAGAACCCCCGACTCTGGATGCAATCTCTGCCAATCTGCAACCGCCTATCAAAGCCGTTCCCCATTTACCACATTACCGGTGCGATGCACGAGAACTGCGCGCCATCAGTCTCGGACAGAAACTGACCGGCCCTCCGGAAAGGCTGCCTGAGACGGACGAAATCACCGAAGTTGCGATCGTCACTCCCGCCGGTGAGCTGGCAGCGATTGCGGAATGGGATCGTCCTCATCAGTGTCTCTCCCCTCGACAGGTTTATGCAAAGCGTCCTGACTAA
- a CDS encoding Maf family protein, with protein MQLILASTSTYRAEQLKRLGIPFEQEDPQVDEDILKQAGLPPAELAKRLALEKAHQVQQRFPTALIIGGDQLISFEGDVLGKPGSNERAVQQLMRLQGTSHELITAIAVLGPAFEEVHCNHTRLTMRALDEVALRRYVEYDEPWNCAGAYKIESRGIALFESIESTDHSAITGIPLMELTSLLRRAGLELP; from the coding sequence ATGCAACTCATTCTGGCCAGTACTTCAACTTATCGCGCGGAACAGTTAAAGCGTCTGGGAATTCCGTTTGAACAAGAGGATCCGCAGGTTGATGAAGACATTCTGAAGCAGGCTGGGCTGCCTCCCGCAGAACTGGCCAAACGGCTGGCGCTGGAGAAAGCGCACCAGGTGCAGCAGCGTTTCCCGACTGCGCTGATTATCGGCGGAGACCAACTGATTTCCTTCGAAGGAGATGTGCTGGGGAAACCGGGTTCTAACGAACGGGCGGTTCAGCAATTAATGCGACTGCAGGGGACCAGTCATGAACTGATCACCGCGATCGCGGTACTGGGTCCGGCGTTTGAGGAAGTTCACTGCAATCACACGCGGCTCACAATGCGTGCCCTGGATGAAGTTGCGCTGCGGCGGTATGTCGAATATGACGAACCCTGGAACTGTGCCGGAGCGTACAAGATTGAAAGCCGGGGCATTGCCCTGTTTGAATCGATCGAATCAACCGACCACTCGGCGATTACCGGAATTC